A DNA window from Candidatus Saccharibacteria bacterium oral taxon 955 contains the following coding sequences:
- the rpmH gene encoding 50S ribosomal protein L34, whose product MPKRTYQPHTRHRAKTHGFRARVATKAGRAVLKRRRAKGRAKIAL is encoded by the coding sequence ATGCCAAAGCGAACATACCAACCACACACCCGCCACCGTGCAAAAACCCATGGTTTCCGCGCGCGTGTTGCGACAAAAGCTGGTCGTGCGGTTCTCAAACGCCGTCGCGCTAAAGGTCGCGCAAAAATCGCCCTTTAA